Below is a genomic region from candidate division SR1 bacterium Aalborg_AAW-1.
CTTCTCATAACCTATTGTTATAAAACACATACTTTGTTATCAGATCAATCACTACAAAGGTGAATATACTTATTATATCAATCAAATAATAGGTATTTTTTTTGTTCATTATAAATACAACAAATAAAAGAATTACACTCCTACCCTATAAAATATTTCTTTATCAACTAATTCCCTTTTCGTACCCCATTTCAAAGCAGAAATTTGTTTAATAATCGCTACTTTTTCTGGAGTATTAACAGGAGGAACAGAATGAGGGTTTCGCATATTAATAGAAAAAGGCCTTGTTGGTTGTCATCATACTGAAAGCGTCAATACTCATTTACGCGCATCAATACTTACCATGTCTTGTTTATTAAATTCAGGTGCAACATTCTTTTCTAAAAATTCTGCATCTTCTGGTCAGACTTTATAATAAAGCTGATTACCGACATTACCGAAGATAGGTTTCGAAAGATCAATACTTCCACCCAATCCAGAATTTTTCAACTGTTCGATATATTGATGAGCAATACAAAGACCTAATTTATATTTACGAGCTTCAGACAATACTGATTCAAATGATTGAGAGACATAATTCTGGAACTCATCCACATATAAGAAAAATGGGACCCTATCATCTTCAGGAATAGATGCTCTTTTCAGAGCTGCTAATTTAATCTGAGAAGCAAACATACGACCAATAAGTTGTGAATTTATTTCTCCTGTCAATCACTTAGAAAGGTTACACAGGATAATTTTCTTCTGGTTCATCGCATCAAAAAAATTAAATCCTGACTTCGGTTGTCAGATCACATTACGAACATAGACTCACGTCGTAAATGGTCAGAATTTTGCCTGTAGAAATGGAATAATCTCTGCTTTTTCTCTATCACCCATAGCTTTGTATGTTTTTGTCCACCAAGAACGAATAACTGGATTCTTAAGATGGCGAAGTTTACTATCTAAATATGCTTCATCAGTAAACAATCTCATAATCTCAGGAAGTGTACCTCCATCAGGTTGTTCCATAAGAAGAAATGATGCATTACGAAAGTAATCCTGAATACGTGGACCAAATATCTCATGCCCATACATACTTACAAACATTTCAGTAATATCGTTAGTAACAATATCTCTCTCATCTTCTGTATCAGCTTCAAACATATTAAATCCAATCGGATAATCTGTATTTGCAAAATCAAAATAGATAAGATCTTCTATTCTTTCTTTAGGAATATACTTTAAAATATGTTCACACAGATCTCCATGAGGATCAATAAGACAAAATCCATTTCCAAGAGGAACATCCTGCTGAGCCATTGTTAACAATGCTGTAGATTTTCCCGTACCCGTCTGTCAAATGATATAGAAATGTCTAAATCTATCAATATGAGAAACTCTAATATCCTTTTTAACACCCCCATAGATATTGTGACCAAGAATAATACCTTCAGATGGGATATTA
It encodes:
- a CDS encoding AAA-like domain protein; amino-acid sequence: MGFIDIVIILLGIGFITGGFFLGYVWFIRDQQRKRRYDQSKKLKFLSVKIPKIAAKNSGDIEVTDHIQDMKQNIQLMNQIYKNFYALYSTKSQAKKYGQDYISIELYIEKESIKLLLAVPDYFVENVEKMIPSFYPGAVVDLIQEPQLLEAGKYVSGGEIVLKKQSEYPIKTYESFEADPMDSLLASYSKVEADEKLSFQILISPIEISHLKKMRKAIDDIKEGKKNGFMNTVKGIWNNIVKGARGDKKESKNHDFSQQQLADLDKKAEDELFDVKLRVIAISPIEKRPDSIVEDLTRSFFQYNYVGLNSFVFQKPDDLSLFVKSFVLRSFFTKYSLGQSLQRYQSQQILNIKELSTLVHFPNSKFNRNPRLRRQTFKIVPAPDNIPSEGIILGHNIYGGVKKDIRVSHIDRFRHFYIIGQTGTGKSTALLTMAQQDVPLGNGFCLIDPHGDLCEHILKYIPKERIEDLIYFDFANTDYPIGFNMFEADTEDERDIVTNDITEMFVSMYGHEIFGPRIQDYFRNASFLLMEQPDGGTLPEIMRLFTDEAYLDSKLRHLKNPVIRSWWTKTYKAMGDREKAEIIPFLQAKFGPFTTGVYVRNVIGQPKSGFNFFDAMNQKKIILCNLSKGLTGEINSQLIGRMFASQIKLAALKRASIPEDDRVPFFLYVDEFQNYVSQSFESVLSEARKYKLGLCIAHQYIEQLKNSGLGGSIDLSKPIFGNVGNQLYYKVGPEDAEFLEKNVAPEFNKQDMVSIDARKGVLTLSVGGQPTRPFSINMRNPHSVPPVNTPEKVAIIKQISALKWGTKRELVDKEIFYRVGV